A part of Aegilops tauschii subsp. strangulata cultivar AL8/78 chromosome 2, Aet v6.0, whole genome shotgun sequence genomic DNA contains:
- the LOC141041163 gene encoding uncharacterized protein → MACDVCRNLNCPGVESDVAQSFLIVSLPRCYESCLYVPCYYRNQVISLISLWKDEASEDGFEDEDFDLVFSTTEELSYKIKFTDGNHRSKFHGPGWEKLIRDYDLFYGDIIQLDLQAEDFFFPIDLMLSESRGGYKAFPKPSVDRLKIPAIVTNDLRMKLGYLPLKGSMRLVQIFSSLDFPGTYCIHKDGRMAITGISAFADAARLTVDCVVLIGIQWHTVRGEDSLSLVIIGLYKKTE, encoded by the exons ATGGCGTGTGATGTTTGCAGGAACCTCAACTGTCCCGGTGTTGAATCTGATGTTGCCCAATCTTTCTTGATTGTGTCTTTGCCTCGTTGTTATGAGTCATGCTTG TATGTCCCATGCTACTACCGGAACCAGGTCATTTCTTTGATCTCTTTATGGAAAGATGAAGCTTCCGAGGATGGTTTTGAAGACGAAGATTTTGACCTTGTGTTCAGCACTACTGAGGAATTGTCTTACAAGATTAAGTTTACAGATGGCAACCACAGGTCTAAGTTTCATGGACCTGGATGGGAAAAGTTGATACGTGACTATGATCTATTTTATGGTGATATTATACAATTGGATTTGCAAGCAGAAGATTTCTTCTTTCCCATTGACTTGATGTTGAGTGAATCTCGAGGAGGTTACAAAGCGTTTCCCAAACCTTCCGTTG ACCGTTTG AAAATCCCAGCTATTGTTACCAATGATCTTAGGATGAAGCTTGGATATTTGCCTCTCAAGGGCAGCATGAGGCTTGTACAAATTTTCAGCAGCCTTGATTTCCCTGGCACCTACTGTATACACAAAGATGGAAGGATGGCGATCACCGGGATTTCTGCTTTTGCAGATGCAGCCAGGCTGACAGTTGATTGCGTTGTACTCATCGGTATCCAGTGGCACACTGTGCGCGGGGAGGACTCGCTCTCACTTGTGATCATCGGTCTTTACAAAAAAACGGAATGA
- the LOC141042069 gene encoding uncharacterized protein, whose amino-acid sequence MGFIKEFMEVQAHGNTKLHMIHTDDLHKAATTIEQYERHLKFERHKIVGVDVEYTNDIGKDQKPALVQLSVAKDHPVLLFQLSGADKNCTRFDQFLADPIYTIAGFSIDGDIEMLGCVGLEISHFVDIQKEWRVPTATKPLDSLGDVSGILVHDYYNNMKKKLTNAEHQRWPRMPLSMRHIEYAAKDAYAAYEIWSRLTIIQEGLRQAKLEKEQSRKRARSWGDYDY is encoded by the coding sequence ATGGGATTCATCAAGGAATTCATGGAGGTGCAGGCCCACGGCAACACCAAGTTGCACATGATCCACACCGACGACTTGCACAAGGCGGCGACCACCATCGAGCAGTACGAGCGACACCTCAAATTCGAGCGCCACAAGATTGTCGGAGTTGATGTGGAGTACACCAACGACATTGGCAAAGATCAGAAACCTGCCCTCGTCCAGCTCTCCGTCGCCAAGGATCATCCAGTGCTGCTCTTCCAACTGAGCGGCGCTGACAAGAACTGCACCAGGTTCGACCAATTCCTCGCCGACCCCATATACACGATTGCTGGCTTCTCCATCGACGGCGACATAGAGATGCTCGGGTGCGTCGGACTGGAGATCTCCCACTTCGTCGACATCCAGAAGGAATGGAGGGTGCCTACAGCTACCAAGCCTCTGGACTCCCTTGGGGATGTCTCAGGCATCCTTGTGCACGACTACTACAACAACATGAAGAAGAAGCTCACCAACGCAGAGCACCAGCGCTGGCCGCGCATGCCCCTGTCCATGAGGCACATCGAGTACGCGGCAAAAGATGCTTACGCTGCGTACGAGATATGGAGCCGCCTCACCATCATCCAGGAAGGCCTCCGCCAGGCAAAACTCGAGAAGGAGCAGTCCAGGAAGCGCGCAAGGTCCTGGGGCGACTACGACTACTGA